The Dreissena polymorpha isolate Duluth1 chromosome 8, UMN_Dpol_1.0, whole genome shotgun sequence genome includes the window AATGATATTTGAAAAGAATATGCCACTactttataatcataattttaaaatgaaaaatagtcATATTGATATGAAAAGTTTATATGAAAGAGGTATCCGTTTTGTTAGAAACATTATGATAGAAAGTGatttatttccaaagaatctcTGGATATACTTTCAGGAACACATGTTATTTTCCTGTTATACCAGGAATTAACTAGCATTATACGAAGGTACATTGGAAATTATCATAACATgtcaaatttaaacaacaaagccCAAGGCCCTATATTGTcgacttatataaaaaaaaaaggtaaccagTCCTAAAGAAGACAAACATATTTATGGTGTTCAATTTAAATAGGGATACATATATTAGATGGTTAGTGTAGAATAATCCACAGAATCTTGGGAACAGAATCTCTTATGTTCAAGATGAAAATCGTTGCCAACGATCTATGTACATTCTGTTATAATGAAATagaaaacataacacacttgtacTGGTTCTGCCCCTATACTTAAGAAATCGTTAATTTGCCGTTGAAATCATCATGAGAAGTAGACATAGCTTACTTAATCAGCTGACATGTCAAGATCTAATACTTGGGATTACAAATTCAAAAATGACTGATATAAACAGTGTGTGCCTTGAAATTAAACGGTACATTTttgtcaaaagaaaaaaaaagaaatcccTCAAAATTTGGACTTGTAAATAGCATGAagcaaacatttgaaatatacaaAACTACAATAACAACAGAAGAAGAATAAAAAACTGGTCATTAGTCAAAACATTTTCAGACATCCTCTACAACTACTTTATTACTCATAACACCTAATATATGTATAGTGCATCACATCTGAACTTTGTTAAATCTGCACTATAAATGTTATACACATAATGCAATTCAgcaattaaataattcattttacttatgtgcatacatgtattatttatagaaaaaagatatgcatgcatacaggtgtaactttattttaatatgtaaaccaatgttttttttctttgttttttttctttaaaaaaagaagaaaagtaTATGTTAATTGTTAAACATGAATGGGATATAATTGCAACTATGTTTATACCAATTAATGTGAATCTTTAATCTATTAAGTATATACAgggtttttttcttttctttttttctaatttgaaaCATGTGTTGTATATAAATCTTGGATTACTACTTCTATGGCTATACACACcctacatgtatgtgtttatgaCCATCTATGTATGTTGCGCGAATTTTACATGaatgttatatgaatgtatgtattaCTATGTGGCAAAAATCAAATGTATGCACACACACAAAAAGCTAGGGTGatgtttataaagaaaaaaagatatttgaaaagtaaattatttgtattaaaggTCAAAGTGCACAACAAATGAACATCGTCAGTGCTCCTTTCATCAAAATTTTGGCAGAAAGATTAACGCTTGTTCAACGCGTTTTAATATATACTGTCTACCACTAATCATAAATTATGTCATTAAGAAAATGTTATAAATGGCGAATGATGTAGATAGAGAAGGTTTTTGCGaagttgtatttaaattaaagcaattattgaacataacaatgTAAAGAATAGTCTTTGTTTTATGACTACGGGCACTGAGTTAAGTGCCCTTGCCCTTGAACAAAGGTATAGTAATGACAGCGAGGTAAAGGGTATATAAGTCAAGCTTGTGCTCAGAGGTTATTAGTCAAGTTTATGCACTATGgtttattttaaaagtttatgCCGTAGGGGGTAAACGTCAAGTTAATCCCGTATGAGGTATTTATCAAGTTTATGCCCTAGGGGTTATTTGTCAAGTTTATGCCATAAGGGTCATATGTCAAGTTCATGTAGTAGAGGCTATTTGTCAAGTTTATGAACTAGGGGGCATAAGTCAAGTTTATGCCACAGGGTGTTCAAGTCAAGTCTATGCCCTAGGGAGGCATAAGTAAAGTTTATGCCACAGGGAGTACTAGTCAAGTCTATGCTCTATGGGGAAATTAGTCATTTTTATACAAAGTCTCTAGTTTacctttgttttcattattttagttttaaccGCCGGCATGAAGTTTTCAAAACTGTTTTATCTGATTGGTTCAGCTGTGCTGATATCAGTATTCTACATCATTTACAAAAATCAGACGCAACCAATCACTGCAGCGAATGTTTGCATGCAAGACCCGCCTGcccatcaaaagtctccgaatcTCCAGGGCTCATTTTCAGCGGAACGGCGTTCGGCGATCCACGAACAGAGCTTTCTGCCCATGGTATTTTCTCAAGACAGAAATTCGTCTTTTGATTACAAGGCCGCTATGCAGGCGCTTAACGAGGCCAAGGTCAGTCATGATGACCCGCGATTGATTCGGCTGATTCAGGATTACTACATCGAGCCTCCGTTTCTGGAGCCGTATCATCTTGATAAACCGGAAAGACTTGACCCTTCAAGCGGACAGGCGCCTTTCATCGACAGCAGGCTCAATTATATGGtacattttttattgtatatattgtaaaatcatttgagccgtgctccgtgaaaagggggtttaatgcatgtgcgtgaagtgtcgtcccagattatcctgtgcagtccgcacaggaaaataagggacgactctttctgcctaaacttgatttgtgCTAAGAAATTACTTTCTTGaaacggaaaatatcataaaaacagaaagtgtcgtccgcacaggctaatctgggacgacaatttatgcatatgcattaaacacccttttcacagagcccggCCCATATTATTCGTGGGACAATACTTTTCTTTGATATTGTGGGTTGACCGATCCACGAAGGttacacaaacacatcggaaaatggCAGGAGTGTGAATTTTCCAAATTCAGAAATACACGAAACTACATGTacacgattaaaaaaaaaaacatgcttttacAGCATCTCTCGAATATTGTTCTGGTATACCAAAAGGCAAATGAGCTGCAAATAGCAATTCGAGTAACTGATTTATGCTCAGTTATGTCTTACTGTTGGATAGCTTTCGTGATTTCTGTATGAGTGAATGCCATGCATTTCATTGAGTATTGCCCTTTTGTCGAATCTTGTATTGTGTACTTTTCTAGGAGGGAGGCTTCTACGTTGAATGTGGAGCTTTGGATGGGGAGGAGAGCTCAAACACTTTGTTTTTCGAAAAGGTCCGCAAATGGAACGGACTGTTGATTGAGGCCGATCCATCAAACTACCAGGCTTTGAAGTCCAAACATCGAAAGGCTTTCACTATCAATGCCTGCTTGAGTATTCATCCCTACCCGGCCATGGTTAGTTTTTTCCTGAAGTCCAACATCAAAAGGCGTTCACTGTCAATTCCTGCTCGAGCCCTTATCCCTACTAAGCCATGGAAAGTTTACCTTAAGTTCGACATCGAAAAGCTTTCACTATCAATGCCTGCTTTCAAGAGTCCGCTGTCCTACCCGACCATGGTAATGTTCCTGAAGCCCAACATCTAAAAGTTTTCACTATCAATGCCTGCTTGAGTCCTAATCCCTACCCGACCATGGTAACTTTACCTGAAGTCCAACATCGAAATGCTTTCAATATCATTACCTGCTGGTCTGCAGTCCTACCCGGCCATGGTAAGGTACCTGAAGCCCAATATCGAATGCTTTAATTATCAATGACTGCTTGAATCTTCAGCCCAACCCGGCGATGGTAAGTATACCGAATCGCAAACATCGAAAGGATTTCACTATCACCGACTGCTTGAATCTTCGGCCCTACCTGGTCATGCTAAGTTTTCTAGAGTACAAACATCGAAAGGCTTTTATTTTCAATGGGTTTTTGAATCTTCAGCTCTATCCGACCATGTTTAGTTAACAAGGATcaacatttgagtcgcgttctggaaTAACATTACttaatacatgtgagtaaagttttgtcacagacaagtctgtgcagtccatgcAAGCTATCATGAACGACCCATTcctcttttattgtattttcgtttaaagggagtctctaaccgaaaatcaagtttagacagatgtgtcgtccctgattagccttagcagactgcacaggcttttctggaatgacgctttacgcacatacattaggCGTGGCGGGCGCCGTGgtgtagtgaatatggtgtccacctagtgaccAGGATGTCTCGGGTTCGATCCTCGCTCtaagagcgttctttagatctcccccatggACCACCTACTACTGGTTCTAGTCCTAGGAAACGGATTCGAgggcgtttcaaataagtaggtagtactttaaatgaaattgatctaaaataaataggtttaaactaaacatgcattaagcagtgtttttcaactaaaaataatgattttacagacTACCTTACATCTATAACAGGTGAAATTCAACAAAGCGTTAAACATGGGCCGCATTGTAGACAACAGCGAAGCGAAAGCGTGGATCGTTGCAAATAGGATGTCGCCGGACGAAGTATCCGTTCAGTGCTTCCCCTTGTACTCGTTGCTGCTAGCGATGAACCAGCTCACGGTGAATTTCTTCAGCCTCGATGTCGAGGGGGACGAACTTCGCGTTTTGCAGACAATTCCTTTCGATAAGGTGGACATAAAAATGATGACGATCGAATACATACATGTGGTGGGAAAAGAATTGAGTCTTAAGAATTTCGTGGAACCACAGGGCTACGATATCATTCTGCAGATGTCGCGATGGGATTGGGGTGTTAATGACCTCATTGTTAGAAAGAAGGGCCTTAAGCATTGGCCTTAAAGGTTGGGGTGTTATGGGGAGAATGGGGCTTTATGGCCCTTATTTTGTTTTGGGTCGGGGGCTCGGGTGTTATTCGGGGGTTAGGGGCCGGTTTGTTATTTTTGGAGTGGCATTTGTAAGAAGGGTCTTCATCATTAGGGTTAATGTATTGGTTTGTGTGATGTCTTACAACTCATATTTAGGATTTTTAATGGTGTAGAGTCAGTGATTAAATGAAGTAATTGTTCTGTATTCATTAGAATGGGAGGGGGTAAGTGGTTGATTACTTTGAGGTAGTGATGACAAAGAACTAGTCTTCAGGAGCAGACACAAATCATCAGCTTCATGAAAGGCCGTAGGAAACTAGATTGGATGGGAGGATATATGGGTCAACAATAAAAGAAAGTCTATGCCCTGGTGATTCATGTTTATATTCTTAATGTAGTATGAATCGTGGGGACAAAATATTCCATTCTTAATGTTGAACAAATTGTTGTTGTGACTCAACCATGTATTATTCGTGTAGTATGCATCGTTGGTACAAAATATTCCATTCTTAATGTTGTACAAATTGTTGATGTGACTCAACCTTCCATTCTTAATAAGTATACATCGTGGGACAAAATATTCAATGCTTAATGCCGTACAAATTGTTTTATGACTCAACCTTCCATTCTTAATGAAGTTTACATCGTGAGGACAAAATATTCCATTCTTAATGTTGAATTAATTGTTGTTGTGACTCAACCTTCCATTCGTTACGTAGTATGCATCGCGGGGACTAAATATTCTATTCTCTATGTTTTACAAATTGTCGAGACTCAACATTCCATTCTGAATGTTGTATATAGTGCTGTGGTGACTCAATTTTCCATTCTTAATGTTGTACTTATTTATGTGGTGACTCAACATTTTACCccattatttatgttgtttttaatgtGGGGACTCAACATTCCATTCTTAATTTTGTACTTCTTTCTGTTGCGACTCAACATTCCAATTCTAATGTTGTATTTATTGCTGTGGTGACTGAACGTTCCATTGTTTATATCGTATTAATTGCTGTAAATATAAGTGTCATACGTTCCTAGAAACATAAACCATGTATATTAGTGGATCCTCTTGTATTTAAGTGTGTTTGCAACATTTGcagaaattgtttttttgtttattcagTAAAGGTCTgttcatttgtttttttgttttgttaaagaagTTTTTTCATGATTGAATTTAAATACAGTGTGTTTatgattgtatttgtatataatgtgttgatgattgtattagaaaaaaaatgtttatgattGGATTTGAATACAGTGTTTTTTATTGTGGTTGGATACATTgtgtttattattgtatttgcttACGCAAGCAAAACATGTCAATAAGTGTAACATTGCTGGtgcttttaattataattaaaatgtttggGACAAAAAGATTTATCATAAGATTGCCCAATTGATTATTCTTCCATGCCAGAGATAACAAAAAGAACTTATTTTGGATACATAGGTTGTGAATGTATTTATACAGCACAAGTTAAATAAATACCGcaatataataattgtatattcACATACtaaaaatatttaaccatttatTCGCCAATATGAATGATACAGTTGAATACAAACATTATTAGAATACTAAGAATTTAAATTACAATACAATCAGTCATGTTACAATAATTTATGCCAATGCtataaaaaatacaacacaaaaatacTAAGGTTAATTAGTCTTAAAAAGAGATTCGACCGATTCCCACAAACTTTGTATCACTATTGGCTAAATGCGTGTTTTGTATAACTGCAGAGGCTATTTTGCAGCTACTTCGAAGACCGTGAGTTGTAGGGGTTACAGGCCCTGTCACGCCGCCAGAACTTTGCTTAAGCGTTCCTTGAGCGGTGAAAAACAATCATCACCGCTCGCTACCGTTCACGACCGTTCACGACCGTTAAACAGAAGTTGGCCCCCGTTAAGGCAGCCGTATACGCTCGGTCACCGCTGATGGTTTCTCCTACCGCTCAGAAAGTTTTGAGCTGCACAAAATATTGCGAGCGGTGAGGAGCGGGCAATTTTCCGCTCCGCCAAAGTTCACCACCGTTCCACCAACGCTCAGTTAAAGTTTGACACCGCTAGACGCAAGTTAGTGGAAGTTTGGGTCCGCAAGGCCAACGCAGAAATCTTGAATGCTGGACAACCGCTGCTTCGCCAGCTTTGCCCGGGCGGTGATTCAACGTTGCACAAACTTTGGTGAAGCGGTTGTAAGCGTTTTTCGAACGGACACGGAATTGCTGATACGGTGTCGGGCGTTGAAGTAGCGATCCATTGCAGTGATGAACTTTGGTTTGGCGTTGGTATTGAGGTGTTGGAGCGGGACTAGAATTTGGCTGTAAATACGGGGAGAAATGAGTCAGGAGTCCATTTTAAATCGAGCTACCGTTGAGTGCAGACCTCATTTTAATTTGCTCAGTTACATTAAAAGTGTTCTACCATGGATGCTGTGAGACTTGTTGTGATTGGTGCTCTAGTCCAGCAGCAGAATCAGAACCTCCTCAGATTGCAACAAGCTGTTGACAGAAGGAGAAGAGAGAGAAGAAGGAGAGACAGAGTTGTGTGGGTCAGACAGTGGATACTGAGAAGGCCTGAACATGGACTGTATCACAAGCTGATGGTGGAGCTAAGGAATGAGGATCCACGAGCCTTCCATCACTTTATGAGGATGCCACCAGCCATGTTTGATGAAGTTGTACAGAggctgacccccccccccccccgattgaCCAAACAAGACACCAATTACCGACCAAGCCTGGAACCTGGTCTCAAAGTGGCAATCATCCTACGGCACCTGGCCTCTGGTAACACCTACAGAAACATGCAATACGCCTGGAGGGTTCCCCACAACACCATCAGTGTGGTAGCTAGAGAAGTGGTAAAGGCCATCATTGAGGAGTACACAG containing:
- the LOC127840692 gene encoding putative nuclease HARBI1, translating into MDAVRLVVIGALVQQQNQNLLRLQQAVDRRRRERRRRDRVVWVRQWILRRPEHGLYHKLMVELRNEDPRAFHHFMRMPPAMFDEVVQRLTPPPPRLTKQDTNYRPSLEPGLKVAIILRHLASGNTYRNMQYAWRVPHNTISVVAREVVKAIIEEYTDELLFCPTTEQGWRDLADKWYQRWNFPHTVGAIDGKHVACKAPPNSGSEFYNCKGFYSVILFAMVDADFKFTYVDVSGNGSSSDVQIYNESDLPRGLDQNRIHAFPQPDPLPNDN